Within Halobacterium zhouii, the genomic segment TCATCGGCCGACCGAAGGGCGCCTTCGAGGACCTCATCGTGAACGTCTCTGACGGACTCGATCTGATCCCCAGCCACAACATGCTCGGCTCGCTCGAGCGCAATCTCCTGCGCGCCCAGGAGCTCGAGGAGGACATGGGCGGCGAGTTCGAACCCGAGCGACAACTCCGCCGCGTGCTCGCCGACACCGACATCCACGACGAGTACGACGTCATCATCGTCGACCCACCCGCAACCGGCGGACAGCACGTCTACAACGCCGTCTACGCCACCTCGAATCTGCTCATCCCGCTCGAGCTCTCCGCGAAGGGGCGTCAGAGCGTCGAAGGACTGCGAGACACCGTCTCGGGGATCGAAGACGCGCTCGGCGACGTGGAAGTCGGCGTGCTCGCGGTCGTACCGAATCGCGTCTCGAACACGCGCACGCAACGCGAGTACGAGGACGAACTCGACGAACAGGACCTCCCGATCGCGCCAGTCGAGATCCGGGAGCGCCGCGCGATGCTCGAGGGCGCGTGGGACAACCAGGTGACGCCCTACGAGTTCGCGACCGAACACCGCAGCCGGCGCCGCGACCGAGAGATCGAGACCTTAGAGAAGTTCGACGAGCTCGCGCGGTTCGTGAGCGCGCAGTTCGGCGTCGAACTCGACGCGGAGGTGGCGACGGCATGAAGTCCGGCGCGTCCGACCCCTTCGGGGACGAGAGCAACGAGGGGGACGAAGGAGACGAGCAGGTCGACCAGACGGACGTCGCAGAGTCCGTCGACCGCGTGGACGAGACAGAGTCGAAGCAAGCAGACGCGGGTGAGTCGCCCGTCGACGCGGGTGAGTCGGGGGCTGGTGGTGGCGGCGAGTCGTCTACTAGCAGTGGCGAATCAACCGGCACGAACGATGGCGAGTCGGCCAGCAACGGTAGCGGGGCGGCCAGCAACAGTAGCAGGTCGGCCAGTAACGCTAGCGGGTCGACCACCGGTAGTGACAGCGGATCGGCGGACGACGAAGCCGAACCGCTCGCCGGCAGTGGCGACCAGTCACTCGACCGCTCCCAGATTCCGTACACGCTCCGTCGGGACAACGTGAAGGACGAACGACCGCACGTCCACCAGTTGTTCGTCCGGGACGACACCGACGACGCCGCCCGAGAGGCCGAACGCGACCTGGAGGAGGTCCTCGACACGGACGTCTACCGACTCGACGCGCGCGAGGCCATCTACCGCATCGGGATGCGGCATCCCGACGAGGTCGCCGAACTGCTCGAAGACTGGGGGTACAACTTCTGACAGGGGCTCCCCGGGACCAGAGAAGGCGATAAGAGTACCCGGAAAGTCGCGGACGGAACCGTGTCTGTGGTGTTTTCGCGGATAATTTCGTGACTGCTCGCCGACGAGTAATCGCGGTATAACAATGCGCTCCCGGTGGCGAACCGCCGATATGGCAGGCTGGACCACGGAGTCCGCCAGCGTGGCAGGCCGGACCCCGGAATTGGCGGTTGTCAGAGGCACCGGCCCCGACGGAGGGACGAGCACTGCAGTCGAGAGGTGGGTCGAGTGACGCTTCCCGATGGTCCGTACGTCGGCGTCGTCGATCGATTCGAGGACGGGCAGGCGGTCCTCAAACTCGAGCGCGACGGCACCGAGGTCGCAGCGGTTTCGATTCGGGAGGAGCGACTCCCGGCGCGCGCAGACCGTCGACACGCTATCGTTCGAATCGTGCTCCGAGACGGTGACGTCGCAGCGGTGTGGTACGATTCGCGAGCGACTCGGAATCGCGGAGCGAGCGCGCAGGCGCGCCTCGACGGTGCCCGAAGCGGAGACAGACGAGAGGCGGCCGAAGAAGGATCAGACGCGGGAGGGACAGCCGAGGGGACAGGCGAGGAGAGGGCAGCCGAAGAAGAGACAGGCGAGGAGAGAGTAGACGAGGACGGGACAAACGGGGACGGGTGAGGGCATGGTTATTCAGTTCCCCGACACGAACGAGGGAGTGTGACTGCCACACGCCTCTGGCAACCTGTTGTCGAGTTCGTGAGTTCGCTATCCGCGTGGCCGCAGTTCGTCTCAGGGTGGCAGTTGTTCGTCGTCCAGCAGTCCGGTGGCGGGCAGTTCGGCGGGTTGCTCTCGAATCCGTGGTTCTACGCTGTGCTCTCAGCAGTCGCGCTGGTTGTGGGCGCTGCTGTCGGTGTGTGGGCCAAGCCAGATCGGTTCTGGCAGGCCATCCTGCTCGCGGTTGGCGGCGGGTCGCTCATCGTCTCCCTCGCGTTCGAACTGTTCCGCCCCGCGGTCGAGGCCCTCGGGCAATGGGAGGCGTCTGCGTACTTCACACTCGGTGTGCTGGCGTTTTCCGGGCTCGACATCCTCATCGACCGCGTGGCGAGTGACGAGTCCGAGAAGAACGGATGGGGGTTGTGGGCGAGCGTGACGACCGACGGTGTTCCGGAGAACGTGGCGATGGGCTCGCTGCTGGTCGGGAACGTCTCCGGTGCGCTCGCGTTCCTGTTCGCGCTCGTCGTGACGAACGGGTCGCAGTCGATGATGTCCGGGACGAACATGTCCGAGAACCTCAGCAAGTGGGCGACGATGGCGGCGTGGACCACGACAGCATTCGTCATCGGATCTGCAGTCATGCTAGGATACTGGTTCCTGCCTGGCCTCGCTAACTACTGGCGGGTGGCTGTGGAGGCGTTCGCCGCAGGCGCCATCCTCTCCTCGCTCGCCGGCGAGATCTTTCCGGACGCCTACGAGGACGCCGGCCCATCGATCACGCTGGCGACGACTGTCGGATTTCTCGTGACGTTCCTCGTGTAGGGAACGGGCCAAAACCGCCTCCGTCTCGCAGAAGCGGACAAACTGCCCGACTGGCCTGGACTGAACAGCGGACGGAGTGGTGTGGCGTAGTGGTTGTAGTAGGGTGTGGTATCGACGCGAAGGATGCGGAAAACCAGGGAAGATGCGGAGAAGCAGGGAAAGAGCCCTCTCCACGCTGTCCGCTGTTCGAACGGTGGAGCCAGAACGCTCAGGAGGGGAGGTAAATCAGCGGTCCACTGCTGAGTTATTCAGCAACCCCGCACCTATTCACCGTTTCACCGATCTGCTCATCGACCCATCTACTCACGACCCCGCCTACACCCTGCCCCATCCACACTCCACCTACATTCACACCTACAACCACACCCACACCACCACGTCCGCAGTTCTCGGAAGTAGGGTCAGGACCGGTCGTAGCGAAAACGAAATCTGAGGGAATACGCCCGAACAAATGATAGAACAAGAACAGATTATGCTAATTTGCTTTATTAGTTGTTTGGCTTACGGACTGATTGTGACTGCCATACCATAAATCTACCGCTTATTTATACCGCTCTCTGGTCGTTTTTCGACTCCCCCTCCTGTTCTCTTCGATTACTGCGGACACGGTGGAGGGGGTGTGTCTCTCGGTCTTTATAATGGCGCAGAACGGCGGACACTCCGGACGCGGTGGTTTTATTACCCTACCCGTCGCGTGTGGTCGCATGGCACTCTTCGAGCGGGACCACGACATTTATCGGGACCGCGACGCCCTGCGAGAGGACTACCAGCCCTCGGAACTCGTCGGACGGGACGAAGAGATCAGCACGTACAAGGCTGCACTCCAGCCCATCGTCAACGGCGAACAGCCGAACAACATCTTTCTCTACGGGAAGACCGGCGTCGGCAAGACCGCCGCCACGCGATACCTGCTCGCACACCTCCGCGAGGACGTCGAGGAGTACGACGACATCGACCTCAACATCGTCTTCCTGAACTGCGACGGCCTCTCCTCGTCGTACCAGGTCGCGACCCACCTCGTCAACGAACTCCGCGACGAACCGAACCAGATCTCCACCACAGGATACCCGCTCGCCGCCGTCTACGATATGCTCTGGAGCGACCTCGAGGAGACTGGCAGCGCGGTCCTCATCGTTCTCGACGAGATCGACAACATCGAGGACGACAGCATCCTCTACCAGCTCCCGCGAGCCCGCGCGAACAACAAACTCGACGACGCAAAAGTCGGCATCGTCGGCATCTCGAACGACTTCTCCTTCCGCGACAACCTCTCCCCGAAGGTCAAGTCCTCGCTGTGCGAACACGAGATTCACTTCCCGGCGTACGACGCCACCGACCTGAAGGCGATCCTCAAGCAGCGCGCGAACGTCGCGTTCCACGACGGCGTTCTCTCGGACGGCGTCATCCCGCTGTGTGCCGCGTACGGCGCGAAAGACGCCGGTGACGCCCGCCAGTCCATCGACCTCCTGATGAAGGCAGGAGACGTCGCTCGCGACGACGAGGCGGAAGCAGTCACCGAGGACCACGTCGACAGCGGTCGGACCGCCCTGGAACGCGGCCGCATCGAGGAGGGCATCCGCGGCCTCACCGAACACGGCCACCTCGTGTTGTACGCCCTCCTCACGAACGAACTCGAGGGGAACACGCCGATCCGCTCCCGGGACGTCCGGCCGCGGTACACTCGCTTCGCGGAACTCGCGGAGCGCGACCCGCTCGTTCCGCGGCGGATGCGCGACCACCTGAGTGAACTCACAATGCTCGGCATCATCTCCGTGACCGAGCGCAACGAGGGCCGGCGCGGCGGTACGTACCGCGAGTACGAACTCGATATGGGCGTCGAACAGGTGCTCGCTGCGATGTCCGAGACGGTCGAACTCGTGGGTGTTCACGAGTCTGTCGTCGATTCCGCGCTCGAAGCACAGACAGAGCCCGAACTCGAGGACGATACGCTCACGTCGTACGAGTAGTCCAGTACGAGCGGCTGCCGTACGCGAAATACGAGCGGCTGCCACACGCGAAGTGCCAGAGGCTGCCGTACGCGAGTCATGCACAACTGGTCACGGTCAGGTGGCTGTGGGGGCCCGCAGTGGGGCCACGCTTCGTGTCACACTCGGGGCGAACTCCGCGATCGGCTCAGGGGCGATACTCCACGCCTGGGGGAGAATTCACTGGTTGAGAGGTAGTGGACTGCGTCCCCGAGGAACGGCGGACGAGGTGGGGTCGCCAACCGGACGACTTCCAGCCCAGTATGGGGAAACAACGGTCGAGGTGAACAGCGGACGAGGTGGGGTTCGGCGTGTTCCACAAACTGCATCGTTCTCACGACAGGGGGCGTGAACCACGGGGTTACTGCGGACGGGATGGTGTGTAGTAGCTGGCCGTCTCCCCGGCAGACAGGTTACTGCGGACGAGATGGGGTCGAAGACAGCCCACCTCAGGGATGCCAAGGTACTCTCAGGATGGCTGAGGTACGACCGATGCGCGACTCGTCCGCTGAATCGCGCGAACAGATGCTCCTCGACCGACCCACTGTGCACTGACGTGGTGGTAGTCGGCCATTTAGCGGCTCTGTAATTAGATTTACTGGGGTATTATCCGGTCTCTCACGTCCAGGTCAGGGGCGTCTCGAC encodes:
- a CDS encoding ParA family protein, with translation MISYTIWSEAGGVGKTTMTVSLAEAHRRHGQRVLVVDMDPQDGGSTHHLGADAERGDPDADNLVRHLIGRPKGAFEDLIVNVSDGLDLIPSHNMLGSLERNLLRAQELEEDMGGEFEPERQLRRVLADTDIHDEYDVIIVDPPATGGQHVYNAVYATSNLLIPLELSAKGRQSVEGLRDTVSGIEDALGDVEVGVLAVVPNRVSNTRTQREYEDELDEQDLPIAPVEIRERRAMLEGAWDNQVTPYEFATEHRSRRRDREIETLEKFDELARFVSAQFGVELDAEVATA
- a CDS encoding DUF3006 family protein, yielding MTLPDGPYVGVVDRFEDGQAVLKLERDGTEVAAVSIREERLPARADRRHAIVRIVLRDGDVAAVWYDSRATRNRGASAQARLDGARSGDRREAAEEGSDAGGTAEGTGEERAAEEETGEERVDEDGTNGDG
- a CDS encoding orc1/cdc6 family replication initiation protein, which gives rise to MALFERDHDIYRDRDALREDYQPSELVGRDEEISTYKAALQPIVNGEQPNNIFLYGKTGVGKTAATRYLLAHLREDVEEYDDIDLNIVFLNCDGLSSSYQVATHLVNELRDEPNQISTTGYPLAAVYDMLWSDLEETGSAVLIVLDEIDNIEDDSILYQLPRARANNKLDDAKVGIVGISNDFSFRDNLSPKVKSSLCEHEIHFPAYDATDLKAILKQRANVAFHDGVLSDGVIPLCAAYGAKDAGDARQSIDLLMKAGDVARDDEAEAVTEDHVDSGRTALERGRIEEGIRGLTEHGHLVLYALLTNELEGNTPIRSRDVRPRYTRFAELAERDPLVPRRMRDHLSELTMLGIISVTERNEGRRGGTYREYELDMGVEQVLAAMSETVELVGVHESVVDSALEAQTEPELEDDTLTSYE